The Pseudomonas sp. TH06 genome has a window encoding:
- the folM gene encoding dihydromonapterin reductase, with translation MTPTSAPILITGAGQRVGLHCAQRLLEDGHRVIFTYRSERPGVQALRDLGAIGVFADFSSEAGILAFISELKTHTASLRAIVHNASEWLAETPDSEAEAFSLMFNIHMLAPYLINLHCADLLRQSTPADIVHISDDVTRKGSSKHIGYCASKAGLDSLTLSFAARYAPAIKVNGIAPALLLFNPDDDAAYRAKALAKSALGIEPGSEVIYQSLRYLLDNPYVTGTTLTVNGGRHIK, from the coding sequence ATGACCCCCACTTCCGCCCCGATCCTGATCACCGGCGCCGGCCAGCGTGTCGGTCTGCACTGCGCGCAGCGATTGCTTGAAGACGGCCACCGTGTCATTTTCACTTACCGCAGCGAACGGCCCGGCGTGCAAGCGCTGCGCGATCTCGGCGCCATTGGGGTGTTCGCGGACTTCTCCAGCGAAGCCGGCATTCTGGCCTTCATCAGCGAACTGAAAACCCACACCGCCAGCCTGCGGGCAATCGTGCACAACGCCTCCGAATGGCTGGCGGAAACCCCGGACAGCGAAGCCGAAGCGTTCAGCCTGATGTTCAATATCCACATGCTCGCGCCTTATCTGATCAACCTGCATTGCGCCGATCTGCTCAGGCAATCGACGCCCGCAGACATCGTCCATATCAGTGACGATGTCACCCGCAAAGGCAGCAGCAAGCACATCGGCTATTGCGCCAGCAAAGCGGGGCTCGACAGCCTGACCCTGTCTTTTGCTGCTCGCTATGCACCGGCAATCAAGGTCAACGGCATCGCGCCTGCCCTGTTATTGTTCAATCCCGACGACGACGCGGCTTACCGTGCCAAGGCGCTGGCCAAATCCGCGCTGGGCATCGAGCCCGGCAGCGAAGTGATCTATCAGAGCCTGCGCTATCTGCTCGACAACCCGTATGTCACCGGTACGACCCTGACCGTCAACGGCGGAAGGCATATCAAGTAG
- the pta gene encoding phosphate acetyltransferase — MQTFFIAPTDFGVGLTSISLGLVRTLERAGLKVGFFKPIAQPHPGDTGPERSTELVARTHGLKPPQPLGLAHVERMLGDGQLDELLEEIITLYQQAAVGKDVLVVEGMVPTRSASYAARVNLHLAKSLDAEVILVSAPENEVLAELSGRVELQAQLFGGPKDPKVLGVILNKVKTEESMDAFAARLKEHSPLLRSGDFRLLGCIPYQPELNAPRTRDVADLMGAQVLNAGDYETRRMTKIIICARTMRNTVELLKPGVLVVTPGDRDDIILAVSLAAINGVPLAGLLLTSDTLPDPRIMDLCRGALQAGLPVLSVSTGSYDTANLLNGLNKEIPIDDRERAEIITDFVASHLDANWLHQRCGTPREMRLSPAVFRYQLIQRAQAANKRIVLPEGSEPFTVQAAAICQERGIARCVLLAKPEDVEAVARAQGIVLPPGLEILDPDLIRERYVEPMVALRKSKSLNAPMAEQQLEDTVVIGTMMLALDEVDGLVSGVINTTANTIRPALQLIKTAPGCTLVSSVFFMLFPEEVLVYGDCVMNPHPSATELAEIALQSADSAAAFGITPRVAMISYSSGESATGEEVEKVREATLLAHEQQHSLLIDGPLQYDAAANAEVARQLAPNSQVAGRATVFVFPDLNTGNTTHKAVQRSADCVSLGPMLQGLRKPVNDLPRGAQVDDIVYTIALTAIQAANRPMDV; from the coding sequence ATGCAAACTTTTTTTATCGCGCCCACCGATTTTGGCGTGGGTCTGACCTCCATCAGCCTCGGGCTGGTGCGTACATTGGAGCGCGCCGGCTTGAAAGTCGGCTTCTTCAAACCCATCGCCCAGCCGCACCCGGGTGACACCGGCCCCGAACGCTCGACCGAACTGGTGGCCCGTACCCACGGCTTGAAACCGCCGCAACCGTTGGGCCTGGCCCATGTCGAGCGGATGCTCGGCGACGGTCAGCTTGATGAGCTGCTCGAAGAAATCATCACCCTGTATCAGCAGGCCGCCGTCGGCAAAGACGTGTTGGTGGTCGAAGGCATGGTGCCGACCCGCAGCGCCAGTTACGCCGCACGGGTCAATCTGCACCTGGCCAAAAGCCTCGATGCCGAAGTGATTCTGGTCTCGGCGCCGGAAAACGAAGTGCTTGCCGAACTCTCCGGCCGCGTCGAATTGCAGGCGCAATTGTTCGGTGGCCCGAAAGATCCGAAAGTCCTCGGCGTGATCCTCAACAAGGTCAAGACCGAAGAAAGCATGGATGCCTTCGCCGCACGCCTGAAGGAGCATTCGCCGTTGCTGCGCAGCGGTGATTTCCGCCTGCTCGGCTGCATCCCGTATCAGCCTGAATTGAATGCGCCACGCACCCGCGACGTCGCCGACCTGATGGGCGCGCAAGTGCTCAACGCCGGCGACTACGAAACCCGCCGCATGACCAAAATCATCATTTGCGCACGGACCATGCGCAACACCGTCGAGCTGCTCAAGCCCGGCGTGCTGGTGGTGACCCCGGGCGATCGCGACGACATCATCCTCGCCGTCAGCTTGGCGGCGATCAACGGCGTGCCGCTGGCCGGTCTGCTGCTGACCAGCGACACCCTGCCCGATCCGCGCATCATGGATCTGTGCCGTGGCGCATTGCAGGCCGGTTTGCCGGTGCTGTCGGTGAGCACCGGCTCCTACGACACCGCTAACCTGCTCAACGGTCTGAACAAGGAAATCCCGATCGACGACCGCGAGCGTGCGGAGATCATCACCGACTTCGTCGCCAGTCACCTCGATGCCAACTGGCTGCACCAGCGCTGCGGCACGCCACGGGAAATGCGCCTGTCGCCGGCCGTGTTCCGCTATCAACTGATCCAGCGCGCCCAGGCTGCCAACAAGCGCATCGTCCTGCCCGAAGGCAGCGAGCCGTTCACCGTGCAAGCGGCGGCGATCTGCCAGGAACGCGGGATTGCCCGTTGCGTGTTGCTGGCCAAACCCGAAGACGTCGAAGCCGTGGCTCGTGCCCAAGGCATCGTGCTGCCGCCAGGGCTGGAGATTCTCGATCCGGACCTGATTCGCGAACGCTACGTCGAACCGATGGTGGCCCTGCGCAAAAGCAAAAGCCTCAATGCGCCTATGGCCGAACAGCAACTGGAAGACACCGTGGTGATCGGCACCATGATGCTCGCGCTGGATGAGGTCGACGGGTTGGTTTCCGGCGTGATCAACACCACCGCCAACACCATCCGCCCGGCGCTGCAACTGATCAAAACCGCACCGGGCTGCACGTTGGTGTCGTCGGTGTTCTTCATGCTGTTTCCGGAAGAAGTGCTGGTGTATGGCGACTGCGTGATGAACCCGCATCCAAGCGCAACGGAACTGGCGGAGATTGCCCTGCAAAGCGCCGACTCGGCTGCAGCGTTCGGCATCACCCCACGCGTGGCGATGATCAGTTACTCCAGCGGCGAATCGGCCACGGGTGAAGAAGTCGAGAAAGTCCGCGAAGCCACCCTGCTCGCCCATGAGCAACAGCACTCGCTGCTGATCGACGGCCCGCTGCAATACGACGCCGCCGCCAACGCGGAAGTTGCCCGGCAACTGGCGCCGAACAGTCAGGTCGCCGGGCGCGCCACGGTGTTTGTCTTCCCTGATCTGAACACTGGCAACACCACGCACAAAGCCGTGCAACGCAGCGCCGATTGCGTCAGCCTCGGGCCGATGCTGCAAGGTCTGCGCAAACCGGTGAATGATTTGCCGCGCGGCGCGCAAGTCGATGACATCGTCTACACCATCGCCCTTACCGCGATTCAAGCCGCCAACCGACCTATGGATGTGTAA
- the trxB gene encoding thioredoxin-disulfide reductase, translated as MSEVRHSRVIILGSGPAGYSAAVYAARANLKPLLITGMQAGGQLTTTTEVDNWPGDVHGLTGPVLMERMREHAERFETEIVFDHINAVDFAAKPYTLTGDSATYTCDALIIATGASARYLGLPSEEAFMGKGVSACATCDGFFYRNKPVAVVGGGNTAVEEALYLANIASTVTLIHRRETFRAEKILIDKLNARVAEGKIILKLNANLDEVLGDNMGVTGARLKNNDGSFDEITVDGVFIAIGHTPNTSLFEGQLTLKDGYLVVQGGRDGNATATSVEGIFAAGDVADHVYRQAITSAGAGCMAALDTERYLDGLQNASF; from the coding sequence ATGTCTGAAGTCCGTCATTCGCGAGTGATTATTCTGGGTTCCGGCCCTGCCGGTTACAGCGCTGCGGTGTATGCCGCACGTGCCAACCTCAAGCCGCTGCTGATCACCGGCATGCAGGCTGGCGGTCAACTGACCACCACCACCGAAGTCGACAACTGGCCGGGCGACGTGCACGGCCTGACCGGTCCTGTGCTGATGGAGCGGATGCGCGAGCACGCCGAGCGTTTTGAAACCGAGATCGTGTTCGATCACATCAATGCCGTGGATTTCGCCGCCAAGCCGTACACCCTGACCGGCGACAGCGCGACCTACACCTGCGACGCCCTGATCATCGCCACCGGCGCCAGCGCGCGTTACCTGGGCCTGCCGTCGGAAGAAGCGTTCATGGGCAAAGGCGTTTCGGCCTGCGCGACCTGCGACGGTTTCTTCTATCGCAACAAGCCAGTGGCAGTGGTCGGCGGCGGCAACACCGCTGTTGAAGAAGCGCTGTACCTGGCCAACATCGCCAGCACCGTGACCCTGATCCACCGTCGCGAAACCTTCCGCGCCGAGAAGATCCTGATCGACAAGCTCAACGCTCGCGTCGCTGAAGGCAAGATCATCCTCAAGTTGAACGCCAACCTCGACGAAGTGCTGGGCGACAACATGGGCGTGACCGGTGCGCGCCTGAAGAACAACGACGGCAGCTTCGACGAAATCACCGTCGACGGCGTGTTCATCGCCATCGGCCACACCCCGAACACTTCGCTGTTCGAAGGCCAGCTGACCCTGAAAGACGGTTATCTGGTGGTGCAGGGCGGCCGTGACGGCAACGCCACCGCGACCAGCGTCGAAGGCATCTTCGCCGCCGGTGACGTGGCTGACCACGTTTACCGTCAGGCCATCACCTCGGCCGGCGCCGGCTGCATGGCGGCACTGGACACCGAGCGTTACCTGGATGGTCTGCAGAACGCTTCGTTCTAA
- a CDS encoding peptidylprolyl isomerase: protein MLIAANKAVSIDYTLTNDAGEVIDSSAGGAPLVYLQGAGNIIPGLEKALEGKAVGDELEVSVEPEDAYGEYAAELVSTLSRSMFEGVDELEVGMQFHASAPDGQMQIVTIRDLDGDDVTVDGNHPLAGQRLNFKVKIVAIRDASQEEVAHGHVHGEGGHHH, encoded by the coding sequence ATGCTGATCGCCGCCAATAAGGCTGTCTCCATCGACTATACCCTCACCAACGACGCTGGTGAGGTCATCGACAGCTCCGCCGGCGGCGCTCCGCTGGTTTACCTGCAAGGCGCAGGCAACATCATCCCGGGTCTGGAAAAAGCCCTGGAAGGTAAAGCTGTTGGTGATGAGCTGGAAGTTTCCGTTGAGCCGGAAGACGCTTACGGCGAATACGCCGCTGAACTGGTCAGCACCCTGAGCCGCAGCATGTTCGAAGGCGTTGACGAGCTGGAAGTCGGCATGCAGTTCCACGCTTCGGCGCCGGACGGCCAGATGCAGATCGTCACCATTCGTGACCTGGACGGCGACGATGTCACTGTCGACGGCAACCACCCACTGGCCGGTCAGCGTCTGAACTTCAAAGTGAAGATCGTCGCTATCCGTGACGCCAGTCAGGAAGAAGTCGCTCATGGTCACGTCCATGGCGAAGGCGGCCATCACCACTGA
- the cysZ gene encoding sulfate transporter CysZ has translation MPAPVLSGPQYLREGLKLVLSPGLRLFVLLPLAINLVLFVGLIYLAGHQFSLWVDTLMPSLPEWLSFLSYILWPLFVVLVALMVFFSFTMLANIIAAPFNGFLAEKVEVVVRGTDDFPAFSWSELIAMIPRTLAREMRKLGYFLPRAIGLFILSFIPVVNIIAAPLWLLFGVWMMAIQYIDYPADNHKLGWNEMLAWLRQKRWQSMSFGGIVYLALLIPVVNILMMPAAVAGATLFWVRERGAENLVTQR, from the coding sequence ATGCCCGCCCCTGTTCTGTCCGGCCCGCAATACCTGCGCGAAGGCCTCAAACTGGTCCTCAGCCCCGGGCTGCGACTGTTCGTTTTGTTGCCGCTGGCCATCAATCTGGTGCTGTTCGTCGGATTGATCTATCTGGCCGGCCACCAGTTCAGCCTGTGGGTCGATACGCTGATGCCGTCGCTGCCCGAGTGGCTGAGTTTCCTCAGCTACATCCTCTGGCCATTGTTCGTGGTGCTGGTGGCGTTGATGGTGTTTTTCAGCTTCACCATGCTGGCCAACATCATCGCCGCGCCATTCAACGGTTTCCTCGCGGAAAAAGTCGAAGTGGTGGTGCGTGGCACCGATGATTTCCCGGCGTTCAGCTGGAGCGAACTGATCGCGATGATCCCGCGCACCCTCGCCCGGGAAATGCGCAAACTCGGCTACTTCCTGCCGAGGGCCATCGGCCTGTTCATCCTCTCGTTTATCCCGGTGGTAAACATCATCGCCGCGCCGCTGTGGCTGTTGTTCGGCGTGTGGATGATGGCGATCCAGTACATCGACTACCCGGCGGACAACCACAAGCTGGGCTGGAACGAAATGCTCGCCTGGCTGCGCCAGAAACGCTGGCAGAGCATGAGTTTTGGCGGCATCGTCTACCTGGCGCTGCTGATTCCGGTGGTCAACATCCTGATGATGCCGGCAGCCGTGGCCGGGGCGACGCTGTTCTGGGTGCGTGAACGTGGTGCCGAAAATCTGGTGACGCAGCGCTGA
- a CDS encoding DUF1244 domain-containing protein, whose protein sequence is MNEQQRLELEAAAFRRLVAHLDSRKDVQNIDLMNLAGFCRNCLSKWYKAEADERQIEVSLDDAREVVYGMPYAEWKAQYQQEANAEQQAAFAKGKTHE, encoded by the coding sequence ATGAACGAGCAACAACGCCTCGAACTCGAAGCCGCCGCCTTCCGCCGGTTGGTCGCCCACCTGGACAGCCGCAAGGACGTGCAGAACATCGACCTGATGAACCTCGCCGGGTTCTGCCGCAACTGCCTGTCGAAGTGGTACAAGGCCGAAGCCGACGAGCGCCAGATCGAGGTCAGCCTCGACGACGCCCGCGAAGTGGTTTACGGCATGCCTTACGCCGAGTGGAAAGCCCAATATCAGCAAGAAGCCAACGCTGAACAACAAGCAGCGTTCGCCAAAGGAAAAACCCATGAGTGA
- a CDS encoding glutathione peroxidase: MSAFHDLKLTALDGQELPLAPFKGHVVLVVNVASKCGLTPQYAALENLYQQFKGKGFSVLGLPCNQFAGQEPGTEQEIQEFCSLNYGVTFPLSSKLEVNGHDRHQLYRLLAGEGAEFPGDITWNFEKFLLGKDGRVLARFSPRTAPDDPTIVHAIEKALS; this comes from the coding sequence ATGAGTGCTTTTCACGACCTTAAGTTGACAGCCCTGGATGGTCAGGAGCTACCGCTGGCGCCTTTCAAAGGCCACGTCGTGCTGGTGGTCAACGTCGCCTCCAAGTGCGGCTTGACCCCACAGTATGCGGCGCTGGAAAACCTCTATCAGCAGTTCAAAGGTAAAGGTTTCAGTGTGCTGGGCCTGCCGTGCAACCAGTTTGCCGGTCAGGAACCGGGCACCGAGCAGGAAATTCAGGAATTCTGCAGCCTCAACTATGGCGTGACGTTTCCGTTGTCGAGCAAGCTCGAAGTCAACGGGCACGATCGTCATCAGCTGTACCGTTTGCTGGCGGGCGAGGGCGCGGAGTTCCCCGGTGACATCACCTGGAATTTCGAGAAGTTCCTGCTCGGCAAGGACGGGCGGGTGCTGGCCCGATTCTCGCCGCGCACGGCGCCGGATGATCCGACCATTGTTCATGCGATTGAAAAAGCGCTGAGCTGA
- a CDS encoding HopJ type III effector protein encodes MSDLNTLRASLKSGEHAFADTLAFIAAGYDYQPQAFNNGGVENAAGLNEGSCKTLGLALLEGLSDEEALLAFGEHYRSVVATPEGSDHGNIRALIQHGLAGVKFEVQPLTRR; translated from the coding sequence ATGAGTGACCTGAACACCCTGCGCGCCAGCCTGAAGAGTGGCGAACACGCTTTCGCCGACACCCTCGCGTTCATCGCCGCCGGCTACGACTACCAGCCACAGGCGTTCAACAACGGTGGCGTGGAAAACGCCGCCGGGCTAAACGAAGGTTCATGCAAGACCCTGGGTCTGGCGCTGCTGGAAGGCCTGAGTGATGAAGAAGCGCTGCTGGCGTTCGGCGAGCATTACCGTTCGGTAGTGGCGACGCCTGAGGGCAGCGATCACGGCAACATTCGTGCGTTGATCCAGCACGGCCTGGCGGGTGTGAAGTTCGAAGTACAGCCGCTGACCCGCCGCTGA
- the folX gene encoding dihydroneopterin triphosphate 2'-epimerase, with protein sequence MPQLQPGMARIRVKDLRLRTFIGINEDEILNKQDVLINLTILYAAQEAVRDNDIDHALNYRTITKAIIAHVEGNRFALLERLTQELLDLVMSNGSVLYAEVEVDKPHALRFAESVSITLAASR encoded by the coding sequence ATGCCACAACTACAACCGGGAATGGCGCGCATCCGGGTCAAGGATCTGCGCTTGCGCACCTTTATCGGGATCAACGAAGACGAGATCCTCAACAAGCAGGATGTGTTGATCAACCTGACCATTCTGTATGCCGCGCAGGAAGCGGTGCGTGACAACGACATCGACCACGCGCTGAATTACCGCACCATCACCAAAGCGATCATCGCTCATGTCGAAGGCAACCGCTTCGCGCTGCTTGAGCGGCTGACGCAGGAACTGCTCGATCTGGTGATGAGCAACGGTTCGGTGCTATACGCCGAAGTCGAAGTCGACAAACCGCACGCGCTGCGTTTTGCCGAGTCGGTGTCAATAACGCTTGCAGCGAGCCGCTAG
- a CDS encoding NADH:flavin oxidoreductase codes for MPVQALFKPFHLGALELPTRVVMAPMTRSFSPGGVPNSKVIEYYRRRAAAGVGLIITEGTTVGHIASNGYPNVPQFFGDAPLAGWKKVVDAVHAEGGKIVPQLWHVGSVRRIGTEPDASVPGYGPSEKLKDGQVVVHGMTKQDIQDVIGAFAQAAKDAQSIGMDGVEIHGAHGYLIDQFFWEGSNQRTDEYGGSLANRSRFAIELIQAVRAAVGEGFPIIFRFSQWKQQDYTARLVQTPEALGEFLKPLSEAGVDIFHCSTRRFWEPEFDGSELNLAGWTRQLTGKPTITVGSVGLDGEFLQFMVNTDKVAQPASLEKLLERLNKEEFDLVAVGRALLVDPDWALKVREGREQDILPFSREALMTLV; via the coding sequence ATGCCGGTTCAAGCCTTGTTCAAACCGTTCCACCTCGGTGCCCTCGAACTGCCGACCCGCGTGGTCATGGCGCCAATGACCCGCTCGTTTTCCCCGGGCGGCGTGCCCAATTCCAAAGTCATTGAATATTACCGTCGGCGCGCTGCGGCCGGTGTCGGCCTGATCATCACCGAAGGCACCACCGTCGGCCACATCGCCTCCAACGGCTATCCGAACGTGCCGCAGTTCTTTGGTGACGCACCTTTGGCCGGGTGGAAAAAAGTGGTCGATGCCGTGCACGCCGAAGGGGGCAAGATCGTTCCGCAACTCTGGCACGTCGGCAGTGTGCGGCGTATCGGCACCGAGCCGGACGCCAGCGTGCCGGGTTATGGCCCGTCGGAAAAACTCAAGGATGGCCAGGTCGTGGTGCACGGCATGACTAAACAGGACATCCAGGACGTCATCGGCGCTTTTGCCCAAGCGGCGAAAGATGCCCAGAGCATTGGCATGGACGGCGTGGAGATCCACGGTGCCCACGGTTACCTGATCGACCAGTTTTTCTGGGAAGGCAGCAACCAGCGCACTGACGAATACGGCGGCAGCCTGGCCAACCGTTCGCGTTTTGCCATCGAACTGATTCAAGCCGTGAGGGCGGCGGTCGGCGAAGGTTTCCCGATCATCTTCCGCTTCTCGCAGTGGAAGCAGCAGGATTACACCGCACGTCTGGTGCAAACCCCGGAGGCTTTGGGCGAATTCCTCAAGCCGTTGTCCGAGGCAGGTGTGGACATTTTCCACTGCTCGACTCGACGTTTCTGGGAGCCGGAGTTCGACGGTTCTGAACTGAACCTGGCTGGTTGGACGCGCCAACTCACTGGTAAACCGACCATTACTGTCGGCAGCGTCGGCCTCGATGGTGAGTTCCTGCAGTTCATGGTCAACACTGACAAGGTTGCGCAGCCGGCCAGTTTGGAGAAACTGCTGGAGCGTCTGAACAAAGAGGAGTTCGACCTGGTGGCGGTGGGGCGTGCGCTGTTGGTCGACCCGGACTGGGCGCTGAAAGTGCGTGAAGGGCGTGAGCAGGACATTCTGCCGTTCAGCCGTGAGGCGTTGATGACGCTGGTTTAA
- a CDS encoding glycosyltransferase family 1 protein, with protein MASVDTEVMTTALHITLISETFPPEINGVANTLGRLCDGLRARGHRVELVRPRQADDPQRSEDDALLLCRGWPLPGYPGLQWGQSSMHKLLRRWKRQRPDVLYIATEGPLGLSALRAARRLGISVVSGFHTNFQQYTSQYGLGLLTRMLTHYLRWFHNRSALTLVPSVSQRLELERRHFERLALLSRGVDSQLFHPAKRLNALREQWGLGERDIAVIHVGRLAPEKNLGLLKRCFEKLRSTYPQRSLKLIVVGDGPQRVALERDLPEAIFCGSQRGEALATHYASGDVFLFPSLTETFGNVVLEALASGLGVVAYDQAAAAQHIRHGYNGVLAMPGDEEAFCDAAAWMLEEEETLRCVRLNARQHASRQGWATIIEQFESHLRGACVGEQVVPNAQTLP; from the coding sequence ATGGCCTCAGTCGACACTGAGGTCATGACGACAGCTCTACACATCACTCTGATCAGCGAAACCTTCCCACCGGAAATCAACGGCGTGGCTAATACCCTTGGCCGCTTGTGCGATGGACTGCGCGCGCGCGGGCATCGGGTCGAACTGGTGCGCCCGCGCCAGGCCGACGATCCGCAGCGCAGTGAAGATGATGCGCTGTTGCTGTGCCGGGGCTGGCCGTTGCCCGGTTATCCGGGGTTGCAATGGGGTCAGTCGTCGATGCACAAACTGCTGCGACGCTGGAAGCGTCAGCGTCCGGATGTGCTGTATATCGCCACTGAAGGCCCACTCGGTTTGTCGGCGTTGCGCGCGGCGCGGAGACTGGGGATCTCGGTGGTCAGCGGCTTTCACACCAATTTCCAGCAATACACCAGTCAGTACGGGCTCGGTCTGCTGACCCGGATGCTGACCCATTACCTGCGCTGGTTTCACAACCGTTCGGCGCTGACGCTGGTGCCGAGCGTCAGTCAGCGCCTGGAACTGGAGCGGCGGCATTTCGAGCGTTTGGCGTTGTTGTCGCGAGGTGTGGACAGTCAGTTGTTCCATCCGGCGAAACGGCTGAACGCTTTACGTGAGCAATGGGGACTGGGCGAGCGGGACATTGCGGTGATTCATGTAGGACGGCTCGCGCCAGAGAAAAACCTTGGTTTGCTCAAGCGCTGCTTTGAAAAACTGCGCAGCACTTATCCACAGCGCAGTCTGAAACTGATCGTGGTCGGCGACGGGCCCCAACGTGTTGCGCTGGAACGGGATCTGCCCGAAGCGATTTTCTGTGGTTCGCAACGCGGTGAAGCACTGGCGACGCACTATGCGTCGGGTGATGTTTTTCTGTTCCCGAGCCTGACCGAAACCTTCGGCAATGTGGTGCTGGAGGCGCTGGCTTCAGGGCTGGGTGTGGTGGCTTACGATCAGGCTGCGGCGGCGCAGCATATTCGTCATGGCTACAACGGTGTGCTGGCGATGCCGGGCGATGAGGAAGCATTTTGCGACGCGGCGGCGTGGATGCTAGAGGAGGAGGAAACGTTGCGTTGCGTGCGCCTGAATGCGCGCCAGCATGCGAGTCGTCAGGGGTGGGCGACGATCATTGAGCAGTTTGAAAGCCATTTACGCGGGGCGTGTGTCGGGGAGCAGGTTGTGCCAAATGCGCAGACATTGCCCTGA
- a CDS encoding DUF3565 domain-containing protein has product METALLAAISMGRDLLHKNIERPSLAKQSRESEHNPDKRDSTIIGFHQDEEDHWVAELSCGHTQHLRHQPPWQSRAWVLDPAQRIEKIGQPFACGWCVQGSVSDNLGD; this is encoded by the coding sequence ATGGAGACAGCCTTATTGGCGGCGATCAGCATGGGGCGAGACCTTTTGCATAAGAATATAGAAAGGCCAAGTTTAGCGAAGCAATCGCGCGAAAGCGAACACAACCCGGACAAACGGGATTCGACCATTATCGGCTTTCATCAGGACGAAGAAGATCACTGGGTGGCCGAGCTTTCCTGCGGCCACACGCAGCACCTGCGTCATCAGCCGCCGTGGCAATCGCGAGCCTGGGTGCTCGACCCGGCGCAACGTATTGAAAAAATAGGCCAACCCTTTGCCTGCGGTTGGTGCGTTCAAGGCTCGGTTAGCGATAACCTTGGCGACTGA
- the folE gene encoding GTP cyclohydrolase I FolE — MTRSLPENYREILIGLGENPDREGLLDTPARAAKAMQYLCHGYEQSVDDIVNGALFASDSDEMIIVADIELYSLCEHHLLPFIGKAHVAYIPTGKVLGLSKIARLVDMFARRLQIQENLTRQIADAVQQVTDAAGVAVVIEARHMCMMMRGVEKQNSTMNTSVMLGAFRESSNTRQEFLQLIGRSK, encoded by the coding sequence ATGACCCGCTCCCTGCCCGAGAATTACCGCGAAATCCTCATCGGCCTCGGTGAAAACCCCGACCGCGAAGGGTTGCTCGACACGCCTGCGCGTGCGGCCAAGGCCATGCAGTACCTATGTCACGGTTACGAACAGAGCGTCGACGACATCGTCAATGGCGCGCTGTTTGCCTCGGACAGTGACGAGATGATCATCGTCGCCGACATCGAGTTGTACTCGTTGTGCGAACATCACCTGCTGCCCTTCATCGGCAAGGCCCATGTGGCTTATATTCCGACAGGCAAGGTGCTGGGGCTGTCGAAGATCGCGCGACTGGTGGACATGTTCGCCCGGCGCCTGCAAATTCAGGAAAACCTCACCCGGCAGATTGCCGATGCGGTGCAACAGGTCACCGATGCCGCCGGCGTCGCGGTAGTCATCGAGGCCCGGCACATGTGCATGATGATGCGCGGTGTCGAGAAACAGAATTCGACCATGAACACCTCGGTCATGCTTGGCGCCTTTCGCGAGTCGAGCAACACCCGCCAGGAGTTCCTGCAATTGATTGGACGGAGCAAGTAA